A genomic window from Brassica oleracea var. oleracea cultivar TO1000 chromosome C8, BOL, whole genome shotgun sequence includes:
- the LOC106308042 gene encoding photosynthetic NDH subunit of lumenal location 2, chloroplastic, whose protein sequence is MSSFTTKTSPPYLRRSNDHRRINPLISIICSVGESQQDSFTRRRTLTSLITLTAIGAGAIATSSALAQEKWGTRSFIKEKYFQPGLSPEDAAARIKQTAEGLRDMREMLDHMSWRYVIFYIRLKQAYLSQDLTNAMNILPESRRNDYVQAANQLVSNMSELDFYVRTPKVYESYLYYEKTLKSIDDVVELLA, encoded by the exons ATGAGCTCCTTCACCACCAAAACTTCACCACCGTATCTCCGCCGGTCAAACGACCATCGCCGTATAAATCCACTAATCTCCATCATTTGCTCCGTAGGAGAATCCCAACAAGACAGCTTCACTCGCCGGAGAACCCTGACATCGCTTATAACACTCACGGCCATCGGGGCCGGTGCCATCGCCACTTCATCAGCATTAGCACAGGAGAAATGGGGAACGAGGTCATTCATTAAGGAGAAATATTTCCAGCCAGGTCTATCGCCGGAGGATGCGGCGGCGCGTATAAAACAGACGGCGGAAGGATTAAGAGACATGAGGGAAATGTTAGACCATATGTCGTGGAGGTACGTCATCTTCTACATAAGACTAAAACAGGCTTATCTGTCTCAGGATCTGACCAACGCCATGAACATCTTGCCGGAGAGTCGCCGGAATGATTACGTTCAAGCGGCAAATCAGCTAGTCAGCAACATGAGTGAG TTGGATTTTTACGTACGGACGCCGAAGGTGTATGAGTCGTATCTCTACTACGAGAAGACATTGAAATCGATAGACGACGTGGTGGAGCTTCTTGCCTAA
- the LOC106308128 gene encoding mitochondrial uncoupling protein 3 encodes MERRRVTGEAPTQKRIVLASLSAMVAESVTFPIDLTKTRMQLHGYAPGSASAAHRVGAIGVVSEIMRQEGMMGFYKGLSPAIIRHLFYTPIRIIGYENLKGFVVRSDAINGESLPLATKALLGGLSGVMAQVVASPADLVKVRMQADGRLVSQGLKPRYSGPIEAFTRILQSEGVKGLWKGVVPNIQRAFLVNMGELACYDHAKHFVIDKKISGGDNIYAHTLASIMSGLASTTLSCPADVVKTRMMNQGEKGVYRSSYDCLVKTVRFEGVRALWKGFLPTWGRLGPWQFVFWVSYEKFRQLAGLSSF; translated from the exons ATGGAGCGGCGCCGAGTAACCGGAGAAGCGCCAACCCAAAAGAGGATCGTGCTCGCATCACTATCGGCAATGGTCGCAGAGTCAGTTACGTTTCCGATTGATCTCACAAAGACCAGAATGCAGCTCCATGGTTATGCTCCCGGATCCGCTTCGGCTGCTCACCGGGTCGGCGCCATCGGAGTGGTGTCTGAGATCATGAGGCAGGAAGGGATGATGGGTTTCTACAAAGGTCTCTCTCCGGCGATTATAAGACACCTCTTCTACACGCCGATCAGAATCATCGGCTACGAGAATCTGAAAGGGTTCGTAGTCAGATCCGATGCTATCAACGGAGAGTCTCTTCCTTTGGCCACAAAGGCTCTCCTCGGAGGGTTATCTGGTGTAATGGCTCAG GTAGTGGCTAGCCCAGCTGATTTGGTGAAAGTGAGAATGCAAGCAGATGGTAGATTGGTGAGCCAAGGTCTGAAACCGAGGTACTCTGGACCAATCGAAGCTTTCACCAGGATCCTACAATCAGAAGGAGTGAAAGGGTTATGGAAAGGTGTTGTTCCGAACATTCAGAGAGCGTTTCTAGTGAATATGGGTGAGCTAGCTTGCTACGATCACGCCAAACACTTTGTCATCGATAAAAAGATCTCGGGCGGGGATAACATTTACGCGCACACTCTTGCGTCTATCATGTCGGGTCTTGCTTCGACGACTCTGAGTTGTCCTGCAGATGTGGTGAAGACGAGGATGATGAATCAGGGTGAGAAAGGTGTGTACAGAAGTTCGTATGACTGTTTGGTGAAGACGGTTAGGTTTGAAGGAGTAAGAGCTTTGTGGAAAGGCTTTTTGCCGACGTGGGGGAGGCTTGGACCATGGCAGTTTGTGTTTTGGGTCTCTTATGAGAAGTTTAGACAGCTTGCTGGTCTCTCTTCCTTCTAG
- the LOC106308129 gene encoding 2-oxoglutarate-dependent dioxygenase DAO-like gives MSNTGVVFPTIDLGELSDEILNQKLREAGERLGCFRVINHGVSLSLMSEMKKTVMDLFERPYEVKVRNTDVLPGSGYRFRPSETNPNYEALGLLDLASPQALNTFCDQLDASAEQREIMVKYAEAIHGLAEDLSRRLAESYGLADTTNFFKSWPIQFSINKYHFKPETVGKVGVQAHTDFGFLTILQDDENVGGFEAMDPSSGTFFPLSPLTNSLAINLGDMATIWSNGRLGSVKHRVRCEAKTRFSIVSFLLGPVDTDLEAPSEFVDAEHPRLYKPISNKGIRSLRVTTNLIDGEALKHISYE, from the exons ATGTCGAACACCGGTGTAGTTTTCCCGACGATAGACTTGGGAGAGCTTTCCGATGAGATCTTGAATCAGAAACTCCGTGAAGCCGGCGAGAGATTGGGATGCTTCAGAGTGATTAACCATGGAGTTTCTTTGTCTCTCATGTCTGAGATGAAGAAGACCGTTATGGATCTCTTTGAACGTCCCTACGAGGTGAAAGTACGTAACACTGATGTGCTACCAGGGAGTGGTTACAGATTTCGTCCAAGCGAAACCAATCCTAATTATGAAGCGTTAGGTCTCCTCGACCTGGCTTCTCCTCAAGCCCTCAATACTTTCTGTGACCAGCTCGACGCTTCTGCTGAACAAAG GGAGATTATGGTGAAGTATGCAGAAGCTATTCATGGGCTTGCAGAAGATTTATCAAGGAGACTAGCAGAGAGTTACGGGTTGGCTGATACTACCAACTTTTTCAAATCTTGGCCGATCCAGTTTAGTATCAACAAGTATCATTTCAAACCCGAGACAGTCGGGAAAGTTGGTGTGCAGGCACACACAGATTTTGGGTTCTTGACGATACTTCAAGATGATGAAAACGTTGGTGGGTTTGAAGCCATGGACCCTTCTTCAGGAACGTTCTTTCCCTTAAGCCCGTTGACAAACTCGCTTGCTATCAACCTTGGGGACATGGCGACAATATGGAGCAATGGAAGGTTGGGCAGCGTGAAGCATAGAGTGCGATGCGAAGCTAAAACCAGGTTTTCTATCGTCTCTTTCCTGTTGGGACCAGTGGATACAGATTTGGAAGCTCCGAGTGAGTTTGTGGATGCTGAACATCCGCGGCTATACAAGCCTATAAGTAATAAAGGGATACGAAGTCTCAGAGTGACAACGAACTTGATTGATGGAGAAGCTCTCAAACATATATCCTATGAATGA
- the LOC106308127 gene encoding 2-oxoglutarate-dependent dioxygenase DAO-like: MLSSQRPLFSNSTLKIMPATSIIFPTIDLGEVSDEILNQKLREASERWGCYRVINHGVSLSLMSDMKKTIMDLFERPYEVKMRNTDVQQWSGYTAQSEINPYNEALGLYDTASPQAVNTFCDQLEASAEQREIMVKYAEAIRGLAKDLLRRLAESYGLADTTNFFKSWPSEFCIHKYHFKAEAVGKPSGVNLHTDWGFLTILQDDENVSGLEAMDPSSGTFFPLPPLANSLAINLGDMATIWSNGRLCNVKHRVQCNEAKTRFSIASFLLGPMDTDLEAPSEFVDAEHPRLYKAISHKGYRSLRMATNLHDGEALKLISYE; the protein is encoded by the exons ATGTTGAGTAGTCAAAGACCTCTCTTCTCAAACTCAACATTGAAGATAATGCCGGCCACAAGTATAATTTTTCCGACAATAGACTTGGGAGAGGTTTCTGATGAGATCTTGAATCAGAAACTCCGTGAAGCCAGCGAGAGATGGGGATGCTACAGGGTGATTAACCATGGAGTTTCTTTGTCTCTGATGTCTGACATGAAGAAGACCATTATGGATCTCTTTGAGCGTCCATACGAGGTAAAAATGCGTAACACTGATGTGCAACAATGGAGTGGTTACACGGCTCAAAGCGAAATCAATCCTTATAATGAAGCATTGGGTCTCTACGACACGGCTTCTCCTCAAGCTGTCAACACTTTTTGTGACCAGCTCGAGGCTTCTGCGGAACAAAG GGAGATTATGGTGAAGTATGCTGAAGCTATTCGTGGGCTTGCAAAAGATCTATTAAGGAGACTAGCAGAGAGTTATGGTTTGGCTGATACTACCAACTTCTTCAAATCTTGGCCAAGCGAGTTCTGTATACACAAGTATCATTTCAAAGCCGAGGCAGTTGGGAAACCTTCTGGTGTGAATTTACACACAGATTGGGGGTTCTTGACGATACTTCAAGATGATGAAAACGTTAGTGGACTTGAAGCCATGGACCCTTCTTCAGGAACGTTCTTTCCCTTACCCCCGTTAGCAAATTCACTTGCTATCAACCTAGGGGACATGGCTACAATATGGAGCAATGGAAGGTTATGCAATGTGAAGCATAGAGTGCAATGCAACGAAGCTAAAACAAGGTTCTCTATCGCTTCCTTCTTGTTGGGACCAATGGATACAGATTTGGAAGCTCCAAGTGAGTTTGTGGATGCTGAACATCCGCGACTGTACAAGGCTATTAGTCACAAAGGGTATCGAAGTCTTAGAATGGCAACGAATTTACATGATGGAGAAGCTCTCAAGCTTATATCCTATGAATGA
- the LOC106309696 gene encoding probable fucosyltransferase 8 — MKLTTVVTCFLLSSMCLLALFTFTHQPLEKGQKYSRRPRDKLLGGLLTEEFDEESCLSRYHSSFYRKPSPHKPSQYLLSKLRSYEMLHKRCGPGTKAYKEATKILGHHDSMSRSVGECKYIVWLAVYGLGNRILTLSSLFLYALLTGRIILLDQRTDINSLFCEPFPGTSWLLPLDFPLTDQLDSFNKNGSHCYGTMLKNHTIKWTTRDNNIPSYLCLYLIHDYEDHDKMFFCERDQNLIRQVPWLVFNANLYFIPSLWLIPSYQTELNKLFPQRDTVFHHLGRYLFHPTNKVWGMITRSYNTYLSRADETLGIQVRVLTKPAGYFQHVMNQILACTKGEKLLPEVAATESKVTNTSTRPKLISVLVTSLYPEYSENLRTMYWEGPSSTGDMVQVYQPSQEMYQQTDKRLHDQKALAEIYLLSLTDKLVTSNSSTFGYVSQGLGGLRPWILYKPKNQKNPCVKAISMEPCFLRAPIYGCQAKTVKITRFVRPCEDRLTGLKLVDSANEL, encoded by the exons ATGAAGCTGACAACAGTTGTCACTTGCTTTCTACTTTCATCGATGTGTTTACTAGCATTATTCACCTTCACCCATCAGCCTCTTGAAAAAG GTCAAAAGTATTCAAGAAGACCAAGGGATAAACTGTTAGGAGGGCTGCTTACTGAAGAGTTTGATGAAGAATCTTGCTTGAGTAGGTACCATTCTTCCTTTTATCGCAAGCCATCACCTCATAAGCCTTCTCAATATCTTCTCTCCAAGCTTAGAAGCTATGAGATGCTTCACAAGCGTTGCGGCCCAGGCACAAAGGCTTACAAGGAAGCAACAAAGATTCTTGGGCATCATGACAGCATGAGTAGATCCGTTGGTGAATGCAAATACATTGTGTGGCTTGCTGTTTATGGACTTGGAAACAGAATCCTTACTCTTTCTTCTCTGTTCCTCTATGCTCTCTTGACTGGGAGAATCATTCTTCTTGACCAACGCACCGACATAAACTCTCTCTTCTGTGAGCCTTTTCCAGGTACTTCTTGGTTACTCCCTCTGGATTTTCCATTGACAGATCAGTTAGATAGCTTCAACAAGAATGGTTCACATTGTTATGGAACAATGTTGAAGAATCATACCATCAAATGGACTACGAGGGATAATAACATCCCATCTTACCTATGTCTTTATCTTATTCATGATTATGAGGATCATGATAAGATGTTCTTCTGTGAAAGAGATCAAAACCTCATCAGACAAGTCCCTTGGTTAGTCTTCAACGCAAACCTTTACTTTATTCCATCTCTATGGTTGATCCCTAGTTACCAAACCGAACTAAACAAACTATTCCCACAGAGAGACACTGTCTTCCACCATCTAGGTCGCTATCTTTTCCACCCTACAAACAAAGTTTGGGGTATGATCACTAGATCCTACAACACTTACTTATCAAGAGCAGACGAGACACTTGGGATTCAAGTACGAGTTCTAACCAAGCCAGCCGGTTACTTCCAGCACGTTATGAACCAGATCTTAGCCTGTACCAAAGGAGAGAAACTCTTACCTGAAGTAGCTGCAACAGAATCAAAAGTTACTAATACGTCAACAAGACCGAAACTCATATCCGTTCTTGTCACATCTCTTTACCCGGAGTACTCGGAGAATCTAAGGACCATGTACTGGGAAGGCCCGAGCTCCACAGGAGACATGGTCCAAGTTTACCAACCAAGCCAAGAAATGTATCAGCAAACGGACAAGAGGCTTCACGACCAAAAGGCACTCGCTGAGATTTATCTGTTAAGCCTAACTGATAAACTTGTCACAAGCAACTCGTCTACGTTCGGATATGTTTCTCAAGGACTCGGAGGATTAAGGCCATGGATACTTTACAAGCCAAAGAACCAGAAAAATCCGTGTGTTAAAGCCATATCGATGGAGCCATGTTTCCTTAGAGCTCCGATCTATGGTTGTCAAGCTAAGACAGTGAAGATCACCCGCTTCGTTAGGCCTTGTGAGGATCGGCTCACAGGGCTTAAGCTAGTTGATTCAGCCAATGAACTTTGA